The proteins below are encoded in one region of Fusobacterium massiliense:
- the lpxD gene encoding UDP-3-O-(3-hydroxymyristoyl)glucosamine N-acyltransferase codes for MTYKIADIVTLLNGEYKGEILEEVSKLSPFFHSDEKSITFAGDEKFLKSLDKTKAKVIIVPDIDLPLNIGKSYIVVKDNPRTIMPKLLHFFQRPIKKVEKMIEDSSKIGENTNIATNVYIGHDVEIGKNVTIYPNVSICQGAKIGDGTVIYPNVTIREFVEIGKNCIIQPGAVIGSDGFGYVKVNGKNTKIDQIGTVIIEDEVEIGANTTIDRGAIGDTIVKKYTKIDNLVQIAHNDIIGENCLIISQVGIAGSTTIGNNVTLAGQVGIAGHIEIGDNTMIGAKSGVHGNVEGNQILSGHPLVDHREDLKIRIAMKKLPELLKRVKALESK; via the coding sequence ATATAAAATAGCAGATATAGTAACTCTTCTTAATGGAGAATATAAAGGAGAAATTTTAGAGGAGGTTTCTAAACTTTCTCCTTTTTTTCATTCAGATGAGAAGAGTATAACTTTTGCTGGAGATGAAAAATTTTTGAAATCATTGGATAAAACTAAGGCAAAAGTAATTATAGTACCTGATATAGATTTACCATTGAATATTGGGAAATCTTACATAGTAGTAAAAGATAATCCAAGAACTATTATGCCTAAACTTTTACATTTTTTTCAAAGACCTATAAAAAAAGTTGAAAAAATGATAGAAGATAGTAGTAAAATAGGAGAAAATACTAATATAGCTACTAATGTATATATAGGGCACGATGTTGAAATAGGTAAAAATGTTACAATATATCCAAATGTTAGTATTTGTCAAGGTGCTAAAATAGGAGATGGAACAGTTATTTATCCCAATGTTACAATTAGGGAATTTGTTGAAATAGGTAAAAATTGCATTATTCAACCTGGGGCAGTAATTGGTTCTGATGGTTTTGGATATGTAAAAGTAAATGGGAAAAATACTAAAATTGATCAAATTGGAACTGTTATTATAGAAGATGAAGTTGAAATAGGTGCAAATACTACAATAGACAGGGGAGCTATAGGGGATACTATCGTAAAAAAATATACTAAAATTGACAATTTAGTTCAAATTGCTCATAATGATATTATAGGAGAAAATTGTTTGATTATTTCACAAGTCGGAATAGCAGGAAGTACAACGATAGGAAATAATGTTACTCTTGCAGGACAAGTCGGAATAGCAGGGCACATTGAAATAGGGGATAATACTATGATAGGGGCTAAATCTGGAGTTCATGGAAATGTTGAAGGAAACCAAATTTTATCTGGACATCCTTTAGTAGATCATAGGGAAGATTTAAAGATAAGAATTGCAATGAAAAAGTTACCTGAACTTTTAAAAAGAGTAAAAGCATTAGAAAGTAAATAA